The following is a genomic window from Streptomyces chrestomyceticus JCM 4735.
CGTCACCGCAGCCGCGGCTCCCGTGCGGCGGGCCCGCCACCAGCCCAGGACCGCGGCCAGGGCGAAGAGCACCAGTCCGTACGTGGACCACACCGTGACAGCGGTGTCCAGCCAGCAGGGCGAGTGCTGTGCCAGGCGCGTCACGGCTTCGTAGGCGGAGCCGTCGACCGGCGCCCCGTCGAACGCCAAGATCACCTTCGGGCTCCCCTCGCCAGGGCGGGCCCGCGGCTTCGGTGCGGAGCGGAGGCGTACGGCATCAGCGAACCCACCGGGCCGGCGGAACGCAGGCGGTCGGCGGAACGCAGGCGGTCGGCGGCGACTGCACGCCGCGCTGGTCCGGCGCGAGCTGCGACGATGGAACGGGTACGGGCATCGGCACGAGTCCTTCCGGCGACGGCCGGACGCACGGCACCCGGCCGCACACCCGACCGACTACAATCCTGTAGACGGTCTACAGCACTGTAGACGATGGTGAGGTGAGGAGCGTTCCCGTGAACGCCGAAAAGGACGAGCGCCGGCCGGGGGGCGAGCTGGAGGCCGCGGTGCTGGCCGCGCTGTGGGCGGCGGACACACCGCTCACCCCGGCCCAGGTACAGGCCGCTCTCGACTCCGGCCTGGCCCGTACGACCGTGACCACGATCCTGTCGCGCCTGCACGAGAAGGGCACCCTCCACCGGGAGCGGCAGGGGCGCGGCTACGCCTACCGCCCCGTCCACGACCCGCACGGCCTGACCGCCCTGCGCATGCACGGCGAACTCGATCGCGACAGCGACCGCCAGACGGTCCTGGCCCGCTTCGTCGCCCAACTGAGCCCGGACGACGAGCAGGTGCTGCGCCGGCTGCTGGAGGAGGGCCCGTGATGATCGCACTGCTGCTGGTCCCACTCCTTCTGCCCTGTGCGGCACCCCTGCTGGCCCACCGGATCCTCGACCGCTGCCCTCCGGTGGCTGCCCTGTGGAACCTGACCGTCTCGGCGCTGCTCCTCGCGGCCGGTACGGTGGCGACGCTCGGCACCCTCGCGCTGACCGGCCTGCTCGACATCCCGGCCTTCGCCGCCCTCGGTGAACTGGTGCACCCGCTGCGCACCGCCCCCGAACGGCTGCTCCTGCCCCTGGCCGCCCTGGCCGCCGCCCTGCTCACCCTCGCGACCCTCACCCTCGGCCGCTCGGTCGTACGGCAGGCCGCCCGCCTGCGGACCGCCCGCTCACAGGCCGGCCGCAAGCCCGCCGCGGGCGACCTGTGCGTCGTCGAATCGCCGCACCCCGACGCCTACGCCCTGCCCGGCCGCCCGCACCGCATCGTCGTCACCACTGCCATGCTGCGCAGCCTCGACGCACGCGAGCGCGAGGCCCTCTTCGCGCACGAGCGTGCCCACAACGCCGGCGGCCACCACTACTTCCTGGCCGCGGCCGAACTCGCCGCACACTGCCACCCCGCCCTGCGCCCGGTGCGCGAGGACATCCGGCTGGCCGCCGAACGGGCCGCCGACGAAGCCGCCGCCATCAGCGTCGGCGACCGTGATCTGACCGCGCGCGCCATCGCCCGCGCCGCGCTGGTCGCGCACACGGCACACGCCTCCCGGTCCACGGTCACACCGGCGGCCACCACCGGCCCCGTGCCCCGGCGCGTGACCGCCCTGCTGCGCCCCGCCGTACGCGCCCCGCGCGCCGCCTCCTGGATCGCCGCCTCGCTGGCCGTCTGCGCTCTGCTGTCCTGCGGGGCCGCAGGAACCGGCGCGCTCCACGTCCACCAGGACATCGAAGTCGCCCAGGGCGAGACCGGTCCCTCAGCCGCCCGCGTGCGCGGCGTCGCCCGGCTCCTGTGGCCGGCTCCTCTCTGATCGCCGGTCGGCACGTGGCGAGGAAGACGGCCGCAGCCAGGGCCTCCCGGCCCGCAGCGCAAGCCGCCCCCGTCGGACGGCGCGGACGCCACTACGCCGCCATGACTGCCTCCCCTGCTCGGCCAGATGCTTCAGTCGGGTCTCCGCCATCCTCCATCGGGCCGCTGCGCCCCAACAGCCTGGCGAACCTACTGTTCCTCTTGCGGTTCCGGGCGTGTGGCGCACCGCCGCACCGTCGGCGCCGTGGGCCCGGCTGTCACGACTGCCGTCGGGGTCGGGACGGTCGTCCCGTCGCTCCTGCCACGATCTTCTGCAGCAGGCTGTACGAGAGGATCGGCAGCAGCACCCCGGGGCGGTGGGAGAACCAGCCGGCGGCCAACACGGCAGCCGCACTGCTGTTGTTCATCCCCGTGGCGAAGGTCAGGGAGATTTTGTCCGGCCGGTCGCACCGCGCCCAGGAAGACATCCACCGCCCGCAGCAGAAGGTCAGGCAGCACGCCGCGCCGGACAGGCCGAGCGCCAGCATCAGCAGGTCGGGGTCCGGACGGGCGAGCGCCTGCCCCAGTGCGCCCGCGGCGTTGACGTAACACAGCAGCAGGATGTTCATCAGGTTCACGGCCTTGGCCGCGGGCAGGGCCCGGTGGACCCGCTCCTCGCCGAGCGCGCTGCGTACGGCGATCCCGGCGAGGCACGGCAGCACCACCGACACCAGCGCGAACACCCCGGCCCCGGTCCGGGCGATGCCGTCGACCGTGGTGGTGTCGTCCAGGGTTCCGGCGCCGTGGGGGCCGACCAGGTGAGCGGCCAGATGAATGCCGAGCGGGACGGTGAGCGGGCTGAGTACCGTGGAGCCGATCACCATCGCGACGACCAGCGGGACATTGCCCCCCGCGGTCTGTCCCCACGAGGCGGCGCCGCCCGCGATCGGCATCGCCAGCACCAGCATGAGCCCGACCACCAGCCCCTCCGCCTCTCCCGGATCGGGCCAGGTTCGCAGGCCCAGGGCAACGGCCGGGAGCACGAGCAAGGGGAGCAGGGCGTTGGCGGCGATGCCGAGCACCAGCCGCGCCGGCCGGCACACCACACCGCGCAGATCGGTGATGCGCACCCCCAGCCCGGCGTTGAACAGCATCATCGCCAGTAACAGCATCGGCAGGGACAGCGCGGACGCGCCCACCGGCATCCGCAGCGCCAGGCCGCGCAGCGTCTCGCCAGGCCCCGGCAGTACACCGGCCAGCACATAGCAGGCCAGCATCAGCCCCAGCAACCACCGCTGCACGGCTGCCGTCACTGCCACCACTGTCGTCACACACCAGAGTTAGGGATCACACGCCGCAACTACTCCAGCGCGTGACGGCGATCGGCAAGGGGGCGCGCTCGCCAGGCCGGGGCTTGCGGCGGTGGGCTCTCATGCGCCCACCGGACGTGCCGCAGCCCCCTCGGCTGCGGCACACCGGCGCGGGCGATGGGACCTGTCAGCGGTGGTTCCAGTGCTCGGTGTCGACGATCACGCGGTGGTCGTTGCGCAGGGTGGCGGTGTCGCGGTGGTTGTCCCAGGCGTAGGTGCGGCGGTTCTGGTAGACGTCGTGCATCGTGTCGTGGCCGCGGCCGGTGTGGACGCGGACCTGCTGGTGGCCGCCCAGGCGCAGGTGGAAGCGGTAGGTGGTGTGGGTGTGCCGGCTGGTCAGCGTCCAGCCGGTGAGGTTGACCGCGTGCCGGCCGGTGTTCTTCACCGTGACCCACTCGGCGTTCAGGCTCCGGTTGGAGCCGTCGTCGCGTCCGGGGCTGTCGGCCTGGACCGCGCCCAGCACGACCGGAGAACGGTGCGGAACCGGCAGTTGATGGCCGGTGGCCGAGGCCGGCCCCGCCAGGGCGGCGGCCAGGGCGGCCGATACCGCCGCGGCAGCGGCCAGACGCGGTGCAAAACGAATCACGTGATCCTCCTGGAGGACGCCCCGACGCACGGGGCGGGTAGAGCCCAAGTGCCGGTCGATCGCCGGACGGGGACCACTGTGGAACCACCCGTCCTTGTGTGGTTGACGGTTTGACGGCCCATTACGCAACGCGGGCCTCCCCATGCCCACCACACTCCGCCACTCCCAGGCGCACACGCCCTGGCGCACGCAGGTAGCCTCGCACCACCCCGATCACGTCCCGCGCCCCTTCCCTCCCGACGCGTACGGCAACTGCACCTCCGTTCTCCTGGCGAGCGCCTCATGCATCCCGGCGACGGTTGCGGCCTGCTGTCTGCGGCCTGCTGTCTGCTGTCTGCTGTCTGCTGTCTGCTGTCTGCTGTCTGCTGTCTGCCGAGACGGGACGCCGGGGCGAGGCGATCGCCCGGACGACCCCGCTGCCGTTCGGACAGGCCGGGACGGCGGCCGCGTCTGCTCGGAGTGGACGCGTCCCGTGCGGTACGGCGATGTCGTGCAGTCGGCCCACAGGATGCGGACGTCAAGACGGCGGTTACGGACAGCCCTCTCCTGTTCACGGCCAATTGCCGCTTCTTTCATGTGTCCCCTCCTGCCCAGGACGCGCTGTCGCCACGACAGTCGGTGCGGCCCGCGTTGGGCCCGTGTGCCCCAGGAGGGAGCGCTTCCATGCCTGAGATGACCCGTCGCAGACTCCTCAGCGCCGCCGGTGCGGTCGGCGGCGCCGCCACGCTGTCGTTACTGCCCCCCAGCGTCCAGGCGGCCGTGGCGGCCGGCCCGGTGCGCGGCGGCTCGCTGCGCGACATCGAGCACGTCGTCCTGCTGATGCAGGAGAACCGCTCGTTCGACCACTACTTCGGCACCCTGCGCGGCGTACGCGGCTTCGCCGACCCGCACGCGCCGCAGCTCCCCGGCGGCCGCCCGGTCTTCTACCAGCCGGATGCCCAACATCCCGACGGCTACCTGCTGCCCTTCCGCCTGAACACCCACGAGAGCAGCGCCCAGGCCATCCCCTCCACCAGTCACGCCTGGGCCGTCCAGCACGAGGCGCTCAACGGCGGGAAGATGGACCGCTGGCTGCCCGCGCACCGCAAGGCCGACGGCGTCAACGGCCCTTATGTGATGGGCTACCACACCCGGGAGGACATCCCGTTCCAGTACGCCCTCGCCGACGCCTTCACCGTCTGCGACAACTACTTCTGCTCGGTCCTCGGCCCCACCTGGCCCAACCGCCTGTACTGGATGACCGGCACCATCGACCCCGGCGGCACCCGCGGCGGCCCGGTCATCAGCAACACCGCGCCCCGCCCCTACCGCTGGACCACCTACGCCGAGCGGCTCCAGAAGGCCGGCATCAGTTGGCGGGTCTACCAGGAACAGGACAACTACGGCTGCAACATGCTGGAGGAATTCCAGCGGTTCCGTGACGCGAAGCCGGGCGATCCGCTGTACGAGCGGGGGATGCGCCGGCTGCCCGCGGGCACCTTCGAGGACGACGCACGCAACGACCGGCTGCCCGCGGTGTCGTGGATCATCCCCACCAGCTACCAGTCCGAGCACCCCGCCTACCTCCCGGCCGCGGGCGCCGACTACGTCGCGAAGAAGATCGAGGCCATCGCCGACAACCGCGAGGTGTGGCGCAAGACCGCCTTCATCCTCGACTACGACGAGAACGACGGCCTGTTCGACCATGTGATCCCGCCGTCCCCGCCCGCCGGAACGCCGGACGAGTTCGTGGGCGGCCTGCCCATCGGGGCGGCTTCCGTGTCCCGTGCCTGATCGTCTCGCCGTGGACGGTGGGCGGCTGGGCAGCCGGTGAAGCCTTCGACCACACCTCCGTCCTGCGCTTCCTGGAACGCTGGACGGGGGTCCGCGAGCCCAACATCAGCGACTGGCGCCGGGGCACCTTCGGCGACCTGACCTCCGCCTTCGGCTTCGGCAGCCCCGCGCACCGCCCGCCGTGGCTGCCCGACGACACCGAGGAGCAACTGGAGGAGGCCGAATGGGAGGTCGAACACCTCCCGAAGCCGACTTTCCCGGGCACCGGCCAGAAGCCGCCGGGCCAGGAGCCCGGAGGGCGCAGACGGCGCTGAGCGACCGGCGGGGGCGCGGGGAGCCCCGGCAGCCGGGCGGCGGGCGGCGGGCGGCCGCTGTCATTGATAATGGACCCGCCCGGACACAGAGGAAGCGACGACGAGCGTACGCGCTTGGTGAGGGAGGCCGGTGCACGGTGACCACGCGACGCTGCTCTCCGGTACGGCTGGCGATCGCTACCCTCGCTCTTGCCGCAGCAGGCACGGCCTGTACTCCGGTCGGTTCCGGCCGTGCACCGGGTACGCCGAAGACTGCCACCACCGCCTCGCCGCAGGCCCAGGCGTACGACCCTTCCCACTTCGCACCGCAGGTGGTCGCACACGCCCGCCAGGCCGGCGTGAGTGCCCGCCTGCTGATGGCGATCTTGTACAACGAGGCGTACAAGCCGCACGACCCGGAGTGGGAACGGGCCTGGCAGCGCACCAAACCGGACGCTGCCTTCGGCATCGCCAACATGCACAAGGCCGCCTTCGACCAGACCAAGCGCGGGCGCGACTTCGCCGACCGCGACTGGCACGAGCTTCCCGACGACCGTGACCTCGCCATCAAGGCAGCAGCCTGGTACCTGCACGACCTGGGCAGGCAACTGCCCACCCAGCGCAGCGGATCGCTGTCCCGGGACGAACTGCTGGCCCTGGGCTACAACACCGGGGCGGGCAACATGCGGGCCTTCGCCAGGGGTACGGCACCCGGCCCCCAGGCCCAGATCTACCTGGACCGCCTGCACAACAACTGGACCAGAGCCCAGCAAGCCCTCCAACACACCTGACGCACCGGCCGCACACCTGCAACTCAGAGCGTTGTCCGCCACCCCTCACCATGGGTCGGCCGGACCGCGGCCGTTCACTCGCCGCGGCCACGCCTCCCCGGGCCGACGGCGGCACTCGGCCACGGAGGCTCGCCCCGGCGGACCGAGCCGGCGGCCTGGCCCGGGGGCCGGTGCCGCCTGCGGTGCGCTGAGGTCAAGTGCCAGGGCACGCTGGTGACCATGACGCCGGGGACGAACAGCAGCCGGCTCTTCAGCCAGAGCGCGGACTGGTTGTGCAGCAGGTTCTCCCACCAGTGGCCGACGACGTATTCAGGGATGAACACGCTGACCACCGTACGAGGGTTGTCTCGGCCGAGGGAACGTACGTACGCGACGGCCGGCC
Proteins encoded in this region:
- a CDS encoding BlaI/MecI/CopY family transcriptional regulator; the encoded protein is MNAEKDERRPGGELEAAVLAALWAADTPLTPAQVQAALDSGLARTTVTTILSRLHEKGTLHRERQGRGYAYRPVHDPHGLTALRMHGELDRDSDRQTVLARFVAQLSPDDEQVLRRLLEEGP
- a CDS encoding M48 family metalloprotease, which codes for MIALLLVPLLLPCAAPLLAHRILDRCPPVAALWNLTVSALLLAAGTVATLGTLALTGLLDIPAFAALGELVHPLRTAPERLLLPLAALAAALLTLATLTLGRSVVRQAARLRTARSQAGRKPAAGDLCVVESPHPDAYALPGRPHRIVVTTAMLRSLDAREREALFAHERAHNAGGHHYFLAAAELAAHCHPALRPVREDIRLAAERAADEAAAISVGDRDLTARAIARAALVAHTAHASRSTVTPAATTGPVPRRVTALLRPAVRAPRAASWIAASLAVCALLSCGAAGTGALHVHQDIEVAQGETGPSAARVRGVARLLWPAPL
- a CDS encoding bile acid:sodium symporter family protein, which codes for MTAAVQRWLLGLMLACYVLAGVLPGPGETLRGLALRMPVGASALSLPMLLLAMMLFNAGLGVRITDLRGVVCRPARLVLGIAANALLPLLVLPAVALGLRTWPDPGEAEGLVVGLMLVLAMPIAGGAASWGQTAGGNVPLVVAMVIGSTVLSPLTVPLGIHLAAHLVGPHGAGTLDDTTTVDGIARTGAGVFALVSVVLPCLAGIAVRSALGEERVHRALPAAKAVNLMNILLLCYVNAAGALGQALARPDPDLLMLALGLSGAACCLTFCCGRWMSSWARCDRPDKISLTFATGMNNSSAAAVLAAGWFSHRPGVLLPILSYSLLQKIVAGATGRPSRPRRQS
- a CDS encoding lamin tail domain-containing protein, which produces MIRFAPRLAAAAAVSAALAAALAGPASATGHQLPVPHRSPVVLGAVQADSPGRDDGSNRSLNAEWVTVKNTGRHAVNLTGWTLTSRHTHTTYRFHLRLGGHQQVRVHTGRGHDTMHDVYQNRRTYAWDNHRDTATLRNDHRVIVDTEHWNHR
- a CDS encoding lytic transglycosylase domain-containing protein, whose amino-acid sequence is MTTRRCSPVRLAIATLALAAAGTACTPVGSGRAPGTPKTATTASPQAQAYDPSHFAPQVVAHARQAGVSARLLMAILYNEAYKPHDPEWERAWQRTKPDAAFGIANMHKAAFDQTKRGRDFADRDWHELPDDRDLAIKAAAWYLHDLGRQLPTQRSGSLSRDELLALGYNTGAGNMRAFARGTAPGPQAQIYLDRLHNNWTRAQQALQHT